A window of Microbacterium sp. Root61 genomic DNA:
AGACCGCCGCGATGCCGCCGCCTTCGACGCGGCTGACCACGGCCGCACCGGCATCACCGAGAAGACGCTGCGCCGTGAGCCCCGCCGTGACCGACGCGTGGAACGGACCGGTGTAGGCGACGTAGCCCAGTTCGGAGAGCAGGATGCCGAGCTCGACGAGGTTGGTGTCGGAATCTTCGCCGGCGCCCAGCTCGATCAGACCGGCCTCGCGCAGTGCCTGCTCGGCGCTGACGGAATACCGTTCGTCGGTGCCGAGGACCTCATTGAGGTTCTCCGGGGCGGCGTGGGTGGCCAGGATCGAGCCGACCATGTCGCGCAACGCGACCTGTTCCTCTGACAGTGAGAGATCCATGCGTTCTTATCTCCGGTTCTTCGGCAGGCCGAGCCCGCGCTGAGCGATGATGTCCCGTTGCACTTCGTTGGTGCCGGCGGCGAAGCGGAACACGGTGGACTCGCGATAGGTGAGTTCCATGACGCCGTCCAACGGGGCATCCGGTTCTCCAAGCCCGATGACGCCCTCGCGGCCCATCATCGAGATCGCGGCATCCGTGAGCTGCTGACCGAAGTCGGAACTCCAGATCTTCGCCATCGACCCCTCGACGTTCGGGACCTGCCCGTTGGCCACCATGCCGGCGATGCGCAGGGAGAACATGCGCATGACTTCCATGCGGGCCGAGAGCTTGCCGATGTTGGCCCGCACCAGCGGGTCATCCGCGGGACGCACGCCGTCGGCATTCACCGCGGTCGCCCAGTGCAGGAGCTCGCCGAATTCGCGGACGAGGCGGTTCGCCGTCGGGGTGCGCTCGAAGTCGAGCGCCATCGCGACGACCTTCCAGCCCTCGTTCTCTTCGCCGACCCGGTTCGTCGCCGGGACGCGGACGTTGTCGTAGAAGACCTCGTTCACGCGGTAGTCCGCGCCGGTGATCAGCGGGCGGACCGTGATTCCGGGGGTGTCGAGGGGGACGATGATGACCGAGATGCCGGCATGGCGGGAATCGGGCGCACCCGTCCGCACGCACAGCCACACGTGGGTCGCGTACTGCGCCGCCGTCGTGTAGATCTTCTGCCCGTTGATGACGTAGTCGTCGCCATCGCGCACAGCGCGGGTCTGCAGGTTCGCCAGATCCGTACCGGCTCCCGGCTCGGTGTATCCGAGGCAGAACTCGTGCTCGCCGGAGAGCAGTCCCGGCAGGTAGTCGCGCTTCTGCGCGTCCGATCCGATGCGAAGGATCGTGGGGCCGATCATCAGCACCCCGAGCATCATGCTGGGGAATTGACGACGGTTGAGTTCATCGAGAAGGAGCCACTGCTGAATACCGGTGGCAGCCCGGCCGCCGTATTCGACCGGCCAGGAGATGCCGAGCCACCCGTCGGCTCCGAGTCGGGCGAGGAATGCCTTGCGTTCCTCGTTCTCCGCCGCGCCCATCGCGTGGTCGGGTCCGACGAGACCAGGATTCGCGTAGAAACCCTCTTCCACGAGCCCGTCCAGGTATGCCCGGAACTCGTCGAGCAGGTTCCTGTCTTCTTGTCTCAGCGCGAAATCCATGCTTCTCCTCTTCGCAAATTCACTGTCGTCATCTTGCCTGTCGGCAGGCACACCCCGGGGACGAACTGGATTCGTCCCCGGGATGCCCACCACCTGTTCAGGCGCCAGGTGTCGTGCGTTCTACTGGTCGAGCCAGGCGTCGCCCAGGTAGATCATCAGGGTTCCCTCGTAGGGGAACTCGTCGGATCCGAGGTGCAGCTTCGTGGAGTAAGAAGTGGCACTGGCGAACGGTGTCTGCCAGAACAGGATCGAGTCGCGCTTGACGACCTCTGAGACGTCCTGCCATGCCTTGTTTCGGTCCTCGAGCTTGAGCTCGTCGCGCGCACGAAGCAGCGCCTCGTCCAGGTCCGGGTTCACGACACGACCCCAGTTGAATCCACCGGAGTACATGTAGCGCCACTGCGTGGGGTAGCCGGACGAGCCGTTGACGCCGTAGATCACGTCGTAGTTGCCGGTCGCCGTGTCCTGCAGCCACGCAGCCGCGTCGGCGATACGGATCTTGACATCCAGCCCGATCTCCGACATGGCACTGGCGTAGTACGACACCTCATCGGATGCCGCCGGCGCTGAGAAGTCGATGACGTTGCTGTTGCCCTCGGCCACGTACTCGGCGACGAGCTCCTTCGCCTTCTCGATGTCAGGGGTGGGCGAGCTGCCCTTCAGGCACGCCGGCGAGCTCTCCGGGAACGGGATGCAGTCCCGGTCCAGGTTCCACAGGGTGCTGCCCGGGAAGATCACCGAGTTCGCAACCTTCGGGTCGGTCGCCAGCCCGATCGCCTCACGGATACGGACGTCACTGCCCGGACCCTTCGAGGAGTTCGGGACCAGCGCCTGTCCACCGGCCGGCGAAGCGACCGTGATCAGCGACTTGTTCGCCTCCACCGATGCCCAACCGCTGCCGCTGACCTGGGCCAGCATGACGCCGCCGGACATGACCGCGTCGATGCGGCCCTGCGGGTCGGGAAGGACTTGGTATGTGACGCCGTCCAGGTACGGCTGACCCTTGACGAAGTAGTCATCGTTGCGGACGAGGTCGAGCTCGCTGTCGCGCATCCAGGACTTGAACTTGAAGGGACCTGCACCCACGGGGTTCTCGTTGAACTCATCGGGGTTCGCCAGCGCGGCGGGCGAACCGATCAGACCCGCCGGCGAGGAGCCGGTCAGGGCGAGCGGGAAGGATCCGCTCGGTTCGGCCAGCGTGATGGTGACTTCGAGGTCGCCGGTCGCCTCCATCGTCTGGATGCCCGAGAGCATCGACTTCGCGGAGCTCTTCGAGTCCGGCGCAATATGCCGGTTGAGGTTGAATATGACGGCCGCGGCATCCAAAGGCGTGCCGTCGGTGAAGTCGACGCCGTCGCGGAGCGTCAGCACCCAGACCTTGCCGTCGTCGGACTCCAGCGACTTCGCGAGCTTCGGGGTGACCTCGCCGGTGATGTCGTTCCGATACATCAGCGTGTCCATCACCTGCGCGGCACGCTCGATGCCCGTCCCCAATGCGACCAGGCGGACCGGGTCGAATCCGGGCATCTCCGAGAGAGCGCCGACGACCGCCGTGCCGCCGGCCTGCGGTTCGGCATCAGCGCTGGTACTCGGTGAGGCTGTTCCACCACCCGCACCCGAGCACGCTGTCAGCGTCAACGCGAAGACGCCGACGAGGGCTATCGCTCCCGCACTCATCCTGACTTTTCGAAACACCATTGTCTCCTCTCAAGCACGCGTCTTCGCGTGGCCTTGCTGTCAGCCCCCCGGGGGGGAGTTGGTATCCACTATACCCGATATTTGATCAGTTACTAGAGGGCAGTCACGGTTCCGACCCCCTGTTCGCGACCCCGCTCAGCGGCCGGTGAAGACCGGTGCGCGCTTCTCGGTGAACGCCGCAGTGGCCTCGACGTGGTCCTCGGAGAGGAACGTGACAGCCTCGGCCCACAGTCCGTAGTCGAGCACGTTCTCCACCGACTGTCGGACGAGGCGATTCAGGGTCGCCTTCGTCCCGCGCAGCGCCAGGGGTGCGGTGCCGGCGAGCTTCGCGACGACCTTCGCCGCCTCGGCATCGAGCTCCTCGCTCGTGGTCGCCCGATAGACCAGGCCCCACTCGGCGGCGAGCGCCCCGGTGACACGGTCGCCCGTGAGCAGGTGGTACCGCGCCCGGCCGAGTCCGGCGAGCAGCGGCCACATCACGGCGCCGCCGTCACCGGCGACCACGCCGATGTTCACGTGCGTGTCGGCGAGCACCGCGTCCTCCGCGGCGATGACGATATCCGAGAACAGTGCGATCGTGGAGCCGAGGCCCATCGCGTAGCCGCGCACGGCAGCGACGATCGGCTGCTCGACCGCGAGCATCGCGTCGACCAGGTCGCGTCCGCCCATCACGCCGATCGCTCGCTGTGCGGGCGACGGCGGTGGCGTCACGGGAATGAAGTCGCGCACGTCGGCTCCGGAGCAGAAGGACGGCCCGGCACCCTGCAGCAGGATGACGCGCACGTCGTCGTTGTCCTTCGCGGAGGCCAGCGCATCGGTGAATTCGCGATGCATGCGCCCGGTCACCGCGTTGTGGCGGGTCGGGCGGTTGAAGGTGATCGTCAGAACGCCGTCCTGGACGGACGTGAGGACGGGGCTCTCTTCCTGCTCGCTCATTCGGCGGCTCCTTGCTTGTGATCGGATGCGCCCATTCCGGACGCGACGCTGTCCCGCGCGCGCTGGCGAGCGGGGTCTTCGAGGGCGAGCTGCTGGATGTCGACCTCGGCGTCGAGATACTCGGCGAGTCGACGGCGGCCCTCCATCCACATGATCCGTTTGGTGAGGCCGTACGCCCGGCCGGGGATCTCGCCGAGGGCGCGCGCAGTACTCAATGCCTCCGCCACCGGATCGGCAACGACGAATTCGACCAGGCGACTCTCCAACGCCTGCGCGGCTGACAGACGTCGACCGGATACCAGCCACTGGAGGGCGGCGGCATCTCCGAGGATCCGGGCGGCCAGGTAACCGACTCCGCTGTCGGG
This region includes:
- a CDS encoding acyl-CoA dehydrogenase family protein, coding for MDFALRQEDRNLLDEFRAYLDGLVEEGFYANPGLVGPDHAMGAAENEERKAFLARLGADGWLGISWPVEYGGRAATGIQQWLLLDELNRRQFPSMMLGVLMIGPTILRIGSDAQKRDYLPGLLSGEHEFCLGYTEPGAGTDLANLQTRAVRDGDDYVINGQKIYTTAAQYATHVWLCVRTGAPDSRHAGISVIIVPLDTPGITVRPLITGADYRVNEVFYDNVRVPATNRVGEENEGWKVVAMALDFERTPTANRLVREFGELLHWATAVNADGVRPADDPLVRANIGKLSARMEVMRMFSLRIAGMVANGQVPNVEGSMAKIWSSDFGQQLTDAAISMMGREGVIGLGEPDAPLDGVMELTYRESTVFRFAAGTNEVQRDIIAQRGLGLPKNRR
- a CDS encoding ABC transporter substrate-binding protein → MSAGAIALVGVFALTLTACSGAGGGTASPSTSADAEPQAGGTAVVGALSEMPGFDPVRLVALGTGIERAAQVMDTLMYRNDITGEVTPKLAKSLESDDGKVWVLTLRDGVDFTDGTPLDAAAVIFNLNRHIAPDSKSSAKSMLSGIQTMEATGDLEVTITLAEPSGSFPLALTGSSPAGLIGSPAALANPDEFNENPVGAGPFKFKSWMRDSELDLVRNDDYFVKGQPYLDGVTYQVLPDPQGRIDAVMSGGVMLAQVSGSGWASVEANKSLITVASPAGGQALVPNSSKGPGSDVRIREAIGLATDPKVANSVIFPGSTLWNLDRDCIPFPESSPACLKGSSPTPDIEKAKELVAEYVAEGNSNVIDFSAPAASDEVSYYASAMSEIGLDVKIRIADAAAWLQDTATGNYDVIYGVNGSSGYPTQWRYMYSGGFNWGRVVNPDLDEALLRARDELKLEDRNKAWQDVSEVVKRDSILFWQTPFASATSYSTKLHLGSDEFPYEGTLMIYLGDAWLDQ
- a CDS encoding enoyl-CoA hydratase/isomerase family protein; the protein is MSEQEESPVLTSVQDGVLTITFNRPTRHNAVTGRMHREFTDALASAKDNDDVRVILLQGAGPSFCSGADVRDFIPVTPPPSPAQRAIGVMGGRDLVDAMLAVEQPIVAAVRGYAMGLGSTIALFSDIVIAAEDAVLADTHVNIGVVAGDGGAVMWPLLAGLGRARYHLLTGDRVTGALAAEWGLVYRATTSEELDAEAAKVVAKLAGTAPLALRGTKATLNRLVRQSVENVLDYGLWAEAVTFLSEDHVEATAAFTEKRAPVFTGR